In Sphingomonas oryzagri, the genomic stretch CCGGTGGTGATGTCGCCATATTCGGCGGTGTTGCTGATCGAGTAGCGCATGTTGGCGATGCCGCCCTCATACATCAGGTCGACGATCAGCTTCACTTCGTGGAGGCACTCGAAATAGGCCATTTCCGGGGCGTAGCCGGCCTCGGTCAGCGTCTCGAAGCCCGCCTGGATCAGGTGGGTCAGGCCGCCGCACAGCACCGCCTGCTCGCCGAACAGATCGGTCTCGCATTCCTCGCGGAAGTTGGTCTCGATGATGCCCGAGCGGCCGCCGCCGATCGCCGAGGCGTAGGACAGCGCCACGTCCTGCGCGTTGCCAGAGGCGTCCTGATGGATCGCGATCAGGCAGGGCACGCCGCCGCCGCGGACATATTCGGAGCGGACGGTGTGGCCCGGGCCCTTGGGCGCGACCATGATCACGTCGATTGTCGACTTGGGCTCGATCAGGCCGAAATGGACGTTGAGGCCGTGGGCGAAGGCGATGGTGGCGCCATCGCGGATGTTGGGCGCGATGTCGTCGGCATAGATCTGCGCCTGATGTTCGTCCGGTGCGAGGATCATGATGATGTCGGCCCAGGCGGAGGCCTCGGCGGTGGACATCACCTTGAAGCCGGCGCCCTCGGCCTTCTTGGCGGTCGCCGAGCCGGCGCGCAGCGCGATCACCACCTCGCCGACGCCGCTGTCGCGCAGGTTCTGCGCATGGGCGTGGCCCTGCGAACCGTAGCCGACGATCGCGACCTTCTTCTGCTTGATCAGGCCGGCATCGGCATCGGCATCATAATAAACGCGCATTCTCAAGTCCCCTTTCGGATGGGATGGGCCGCGTGGGCGGCCAAGGGTGTGGGTTCAGGCGGCCTCTCGTCCGCGAGCCATGGCGGCGACGCCGGTGCGGGCGACCTCGACGAGCCCGACCTCCCGCATCAGCTCGCAGAATTTGTCGATTTTCTCAGGATTTCCGGTAACTTCGAAGACGAAGCTCGCAATCGTGCTGTCCACCACGCGGGCGCGGTAGACCTCGGCGAGGCGCAGCGCCTCGATGCGGTGATCGCCGGTGCCGGCCACCTTCACCAGCGCCATCTCGCGCTCGATGTGGGGGCCGAGATCGCTGAGGTCGGTCACGCGATGCACCGGCACCAGTCGGTCGAGTTGGGCGATGATCTGGTCGATCATCTCGGGCACGCCATAGGTGACGATGGTGATGCGGCTGACCGCGTGATCCTCGGTGATGTCGGCCACCGTCAGCGAGGCGATGTTGTAGCCGCGCGCGGTGAACATGCCGGCGATCCGCGCGAGGATGCCCGCCTCGTTGTCGACGACGATCGACAGGGTATGCCGCTCGGCGGCCTGTTCCTTGATGTGCATGGGATCAGTCTTTCTCGGGCGCGAGCAGGACGTTGCCGACCATCGCGAAATGCCAGTAGAGGCGGCCGCCTTCCTCCTTGCGGGGATATTGGATGTTCACGGCGGTAAAGCCGAAACCATCCAGTACCTTGGAGACCGTTTCTCCGGCGTAGCGGGAGGAAATCTTGATCTTGTCGAACTCGTCGTCGCCGATCTGGGCTGGGCGATCGAGATGGACCACCCAGTCCGAATAAGCCGGCGTCGCCTGCGCGGTCCAGCCGGTCAGGTCCGGGTTGCCGCCGTTGAGCCGCCCGAAATCGAACGGCTCGGCGACATGCACAATGAGGCGCATCTTCGGCATCAGACGAGCGCCTTCGCCTCGTCGGTCGCTTCACCGACCACTTCTTCGGCGTGGAGGATCATGTCGGTGTGCGCCGCGCCCGACGGGATCATCGGGAAGCAGTTGGCGAGTTGCGCGACGCGGCAATCGACCATCACCGGGCCGGGCGTATTCAGCATCGCCTCGATGCCGCCGTCGAGGTCGCCGGGCTGCTCGATGCGCAGGCCGGTCCAGCCGAAGCTCTCCGCCAGTTTCACGAAGTCCGGCAGGGCCTCGCTGTAGCTCTCCGAATAGCGGGACGCATAGATCAGCTCCTGCCACTGGCGGACCATCCCCATATACATGTTGTTGAGGATGAAGATCTTGATCGGCAGGCGATATTGCGCGGCGGTGGACATCTCCTGGATGTTCATCAGCACCGAAGCGTCGCCCGACAGGCCGATCACCAGCCGGTCCGGATTGCCGACCTGCGCGCCGATCGCGGCGGGCAGGCCATAGCCCATCGTGCCGAGCCCGCCCGAGGTCAGCCAGCGGTTCGGGTCTTGGAAATGGAAATGCTGGGCCGCCCACATCTGGTGCTGGCCGACTTCCGTGGTGACGATCGGATCCTTGTCCTTCGTCATCTCCCAGATGCGCTGGATCGCCTTCTGCGGCATGATCTCGTGGTCGGACGCCGGGAAGGCCAGCGACTGGCGCGCGCGCCAGCCCTCGATGCGCCGCCACCATTCACCGAGATCGGCCTTCTCGTGGCCACGCGCCTTCCACGCCGCGATCATGTCCGCCAGCGCCGAGCCGACGTCGGCGACGACGGGCAGGTCGACGCGGACATTCTTGTTGATCGACGAGCGGTCGATATCGACGTGAATCTTGCGGCTCTCGGGCGAGAAGGCATCCAGCCGCCCGGTCACGCGATCGTCGAAGCGGGCGCCGAGGCAGAGGATCAGGTCCGCCTTGTTCATCGCCATGTTCGCTTCGTAGGTGCCGTGCATGCCCAGCATCCCGAGCCACGCATCGTCCGCCGCCGGAAAGGCGCCGAGTCCCATCAGCGTCGAGGTGACCGGGGCACCGGTCAGCGCCTGCAGCTCGCGCAGCAACGTGGAGGCGTAGGGACCAGCGTTGATGATGCCGCCGCCAGTGTAGAGGATCGGTCGCTCCGCCGCCGCCAGCATCTCGACCGCCGCTTCGATGGCGGAGGCATCGGCCTTCACCTGCGGGCGATAGGTCTTGTGCTGGAGCGGGCCGGTCGGTTTGGTGTAGCTGGCTGAGGCGATCTGCACGTCCTTGGGCAGATCGATCACGACCGGGCCGGGGCGGCCCGAGGTCGCGATGTGGAACGCCTCGTGGACGATCGCGCCGAGGCTTGCCGGATCCTTCACCAGATAATTGTGCTTGGTGCAGTGGCGGGTGATGCCGACCGTGTCCGCTTCCTGAAAGGCATCGGTGCCGATCAGTTGCGTCGGCACCTGGCCGGTGATGACGACCAGCGGGATCGAATCCATCAGCGCGTCGGCCAGGCCGGTGACGACGTTGGTCGCGCCCGGCCCGGAGGTGACGAGGACGACGCCCGGCTTGCCGGTGGAGCGGGCATAACCCTCCGCCGCATGGGCCGCGCCGCCTTCCTGGCGAACGAGGATGTGGCGGATCTTCGCCTGCTTGAAGATCGCGTCGTAGATCGGAAGTACCGCGCCGCCCGGATAGCCGAACACGACCTCCACGCCGAGGTCCGTCAGGGCCTGGACGAGGATATCGGCTCCGCTTCGTTCGGTCGTCATGGTGAATCACCTCAAAGATTACGCGCCCGCCGCATAGCAGCATCGCGGGAGGGGCGCAGCTACCGGCAACAAACTAGCGTGTCAACCAGTCGATAGGAAATAATGTGTCGATCTCAAAATTATCTGAATCATAAGATTGCGCGATGCGCGGCCAATCTTGCGGAGGCTGGTGTCGGAACCAAGTTCGCTGGCGTTTGGCATATTGGCGGCTGGCGGCTTGTGCGCGCTCGATCATCGCCTCGCGGGAGAGCGTTCCGGCGAGCCATGCGGCGATCTCGGATACACCGATGGCACGCATGGCAGGCAGCGCGGGATCGAGTTTTCGCGATGTCAGGGCTTCGACTTCCTCGACGGCGCCCTGATCGAGCATCGCCACGAAACGGCGGTCGATGCGATCGGCCAGCCAACCAATATCCGGCACCAGCAGGAGCGGGGCAAGGCGAATGGCGTGGCCGATACCGCCAACCTTCTCATGCTGCCAGTCCGCCAGCGTGCGACCTGTCGAGCGCACCACTTCCAGCGCCCGTGCGACGCGTGTCGTGTCGCTCGGGAGAAGACGGGCGGCGGCTTCGGCATCCTCGCGCTGGAGTGCGGAATGGGCGTCCGCCACGACCATGCCGCGGATTGCGGTGCGTACAGTGGGATCGATCTCCGGCACCGGTGCGATGCCGTCGAGCAGCGTGCGGATGTAGAGGCCGGTGCCGCCGACGAGGATCGGCGTCCTGCCACCGCCGTGGATGTCGGCGATGACGGCCCTGGCCTCGCTCGCCCAGATGGCGGCGTTGTGGGGATCGGCCGCATCGACATGGCCGAACAGCTGATGCGGGGCGCGCGCCTCTTCCTTCAAGGACGGGCGGGCGGTGACGACGCGCAGGTCGCGATAGACCTGGCTGGCGTCGGCGTTGACGATGGTGCCACCGATGCGTTCGGCCAGCGCCAGCGCCAAAGCGCTCTTGCCGCTCGCGGTCGGCCCTGCGATGAGCGCCACCGGCGGCAGATCGGGAGAATCCATGTTCACGGCAACGCTGATAGCAGCGGGCAAGCTCACGCGCGGCGATATTTCGGCTGGGCAGGACGCATTGCGTGATGCCGCGTGCAAGCCCAACGGCGCGAACTGGGTGGACGAGGGCGACGCCGCGGACCTTTGGTTCGATGGCGATCCGCTCGTCGCGCGTTCGGCTCTTGAGGCCATGCCGCTTGATGTGATCGTCCAGCCCACGCTGGGCCGCGCGAAGAAGCTGCTCGTCGCCGACATGGATTCGACGATGATCACCGTCGAGTGCATCGACGAACTCGCCGATTATGCCGGCATCAAGGACCGGATCGCCGCCGTCACCGAGGCAGCGATGCGCGGCGAGCTCGATTTTGCCGAGGCGCTCGATGCGCGGGTGGCCTTGCTCAAGGATCTCGAAGCCTCGGCGATCGATCGCTGCCGGGCCGAGCGGGTGCGGCTGATGCCCGGCGCCAAGGCGCTGATCCGCACGATGAAGGCGCATGGCGCGCGCACAGTTCTGGTCTCGGGCGGCTTCACCGTGTTCGCCGAGCCGGTGGCGGCGGAGATCGGCTTCGATGTCGCGATCGCAAACCGGCTGGGGATCGCCGGCGACCGGCTCGACGGGCTGGTTGCCAAGCCGATTGTCGATGCGGCGACCAAGCTCACCACGATCGAGGCCGAGCGCGTCGCGCTGGGGTTGGAGACGGTGGAGACACTGGCGGTCGGCGATGGCGCCAACGACATCCCGATGATCCAGGCGGCGGGGCTGGGGGTGGCCTATCATGCCAAGCCCAAGACGGCGGCGGCGGCAGGGGCGCGCGTCGATCACGGCGATCTGACGGCGCTGCTCTGGGCGCAGGGCTACAAGCGCAGCGAGTGGGTGTCGGACTGATCCAACAGGGCGGGGCTTAGCCCGCTTTCCGCATGTCCGTCGCGATCACGGCGAGCGCGAAGGCAACCGAGGCCTCGTTTCGATCGAAGCGGAGTTGCAGCCCCTGACGGTCCTGCCCGATCACCTCTGCGGTGACGGTCCCCGCCTGCGGATGGCGCAGCGTCACCGGCGTGCCGGGATCAAGCCGCGCATGGGTTTCGATCCACGCGCCAGCGCCGGAGACTTCGCGCAGCGCGACGGGCAGAGGGCGATCGGCGAGCAACAGGCAAAGCGGCCGCCGCCCCTCGGGCAGCAGCGTCCGGTCCTTTGCGAGCCATTTCCCCAACGCCATGCGACCCTCCACACCCCCAACGGCCAAGGATGACAGCGAAGCCCGAAGGAAGCGTTAAGGCGCGACCGGGAAGCAGGCCGAGCCGACGGCTGCGCAGGCCCTGGCCGCAGCGGCCTTGTCGGCGAGCGGGCCGGCCCGCAGGCGGACCACGGCGCCGGCCTTCTCGTAGCTCGGACGGAGACCGCCGAGCTTGCCCGAAACCTTGCCCCAGGCAGTCGCGGCACCCGCCTGCGAGCCGAAGGCACCAAGCTGGACCATCCATTTGCCGCCCGACGCGGCGAAGGCCGGTGCTGGCTTCGCTGCGGGAGTCGGCTTGGGAGCGGGCGGCGTCAGCGTTTCAGTCGCGGCCGGTGGTGTCTTGGCGGGCTTCGTCGCCTTGGGGGGCTTGGCCTGGGCGGTGCGGACCGGCGGCATGGCGGACAGGTCGCTCGGGCGGCTCGGCACCACGGAAGACGGCGCGGCGATGGCGGTTTCGCCGCCGGTGACGAGCTGGCGGCCGGTCGGCGGGATCGGACGAGCAGCGAGCTGACTCGCGATCTGCAGGCCCTTCTGGCGATCCTCGGCGCTCATGAACTGGTCCATCTGGCTGAGGCTGGTCGTCGCCTGCGGCAGGCCGGCCGCGGCGGCGCGGGTCATCAGGCCATAGGCTCTCGGCCAGTCCTTGGTGGCGAGGTCTCCGTTGAAGAGGGCGGTGCCCAGCACATATTGCGCGCGCGGATCGCCGGCGTCGGCCGCCTTGCTGATCCACGGCATTGCGGATCGCCTGTCGCCATCCTGAAACAGCAGGAGGCCGTAATTGGCGGCGCCCTGTATGTGTCCCGCCTGTGCGGACTTGCCATACCACGTCTTGGCCTGGCCGAGATCGGTGGTGACGCCGCGGCCGAGCTTATAGGCCTGCGCGAGGTTGAAGGCGGCATCGGCGTCGTTCGCTTCGGCCAGCGGGCGCCAGATCGCGACCGCGCTGGCATAGTCGCCACGCTGCCATGCATCGACACCGTCCTTCACCGTCGCCGCTGCCGCCGGCGCGGCGATCACTGCCGTCACTACCATCGCCCCCGCAAACCGCATCTTGGGAATCCTCTTCACAATCACTCCCGTTCGCACATGGGATATCACGCGTTAACGATAAGTGTGCGCAGAAAAGCAGGGGCTTTTTAACCGGATATTAGGCGTGCCTATGGGATGCGATGCTCAAATCTCACGGTTGAAGGGCAGGGCATGCGCGTTCTCGCATTGGCATCGCAGAAGGGCGGATCTGGTAAGACGACGCTCTCGGGGCATCTCGCGGTGCAGGCACAGTTGGCCGGCGCCGGCCCGGTGGTGCTGATCGACATCGATCCGCAGGGTTCGCTCGCCGACTGGTGGAACGAGCGCGATGCCGAGATGCCGGCTTTCGCCCAGACAACCGTCGCGCGTCTCGCCGCCGATCTGGAGGTGCTGCGCCAGCAGGGCTTCAAGCTCGCCATCATCGATACGCCGCCGGCGATCACCATGGCGATCCAGAGCGTCATCCAGGTCGCCGAACTGATCGTCATCCCGACCCGCCCGTCGCCCCACGATCTGCGCGCGGTCGGCGCCACCGTCGATCTGTGCGAGCGTTCGGGCAAGCCGCTGCTGTTCGTCGTCAATGCCGCTACGCCCAAGGCGCGCATCACGCACGAGGCGGCCATCGCGCTCAGCCAGCACGGCACCGTCGCGCCGATCACCGTCCACCACCGCACCGATTTTGCCGCCTCGATGATCGACGGCCGCACCGTGATGGAGGTCGATCCCAAGGGCCGTTCGGCGGGCGAGGTCGTCGATCTGTGGTCCTACATCTGGGATCGGCTCGAAAAGAATTTCCGCCGCACCGTCTTCGCGGCTCCCACCCCCGGCGCGGCCGTTATCGCGCCGCGCCCCGCGAGCGGCTTCGGCCGCCGCGTGGTCCAGTAAGGGAGGGCCGTGAGTATGCGTGACAACAAGGCTTTCGCGTCGCTCTCCTCGGGGCTGCTGGCCCGCAAGGGGCAGGCACGTCCGGCGATGCGGCCTCAGGGCTTCGGCTTCAGCACCACCGGGCTTGACGATCTCGGCTGGAACGACATGGGCCACGATGCCGGGCCGCGCCCCGCGACGCCCCGTCTGCCCGCGAACCTGGCTGGCCCGGCGGTGTCCGTGCCGATGCCGGTCGAGGTGCCGCCGGTCGTCCGTCAGCAGGAAGAGATCGCCCGCGAATTCGCCAGGCCGGCGGAACCGGAAGTGGTTGCCGAGCCGGTGGTCGAGGTCATCGCCGAGGCTCCCGCACCGGTCGCGCCGAAGCCCAAGGCCGCGCCGAAGAAGGCCAAGGCCCCGAAAGTCGCCGCACCCGCGCCCAAGGGCGTCGCGAAGCGTGGCGAGGGGCGCAAGGCCGCCTTCACGCTGCGCCTCGATGCGGAGCGCCATCTTCGTCTGCGCCTCGCCTGCGCCGTGCAGAACCGTTCGGCCCAGTTGCTCCTCACCGACGCGCTCGACCAGTTGCTTGAGTCTCTTCCCGACGTCGCCCGGCTGGCCGCCAGCCTGCCGGCGAAGGACTGACATTCACGCGGGGGACAGGAACCATGAACCGCAGGACTCTCGGCCGGATCGGCATACTCTCGCTGATGCTCGGCGTCTCGACGGTGGCGTGCACCACCGGCACCAGCCACATCGCCTCGATCGCCGATCAGGCGCCCAAGGCGCAGGAAAGCGCCGCGAAGTTCGCCGACAAGGCGCGCGACGCGCTGAAGGCCCACAAGGGCGTGCAGGCGGTGGATGCGGCGGAGAAGGCGGTCGCCTTCTCGCCCAACGATGCCTCCTACCGGATGCTGCTCGGCCAATCCTACCTCGCCGCCGGCCGCTTCGCTTCGGCCGAGACGAGCTTTCGCGATTCGCTGAGCCTCAAGCCCGATCAGCCCAAGGCGAAGTTCAACATGGCGCTGGCCGAGATCGGCGCGGGTCGCGCCGGCGAGGCGCAGGCCGTGCTGCATGACCTTGATGGCCAGGTATCGACGGCCGACCTTGGCCTCGCGCTCGCGCTGTCGGGTGACCGCCAGACCGCGATCGACACGCTCAGCAACTATGTCCGCTCGGGCAAGTCGGACGCGCAGGCGCGTCAGAATCTGGCGCTCGCCTTCGCGCTCAACGGCCAGTGGCGCGAAGCCCGCGCGGTCGCCATGCAGGATACCCCGCCGAGCCAGATCAACGATCAGATCGGCCGCTGGGCGGAATTCGCCCAGCCGCAGTCGGCTGGCCCCGTTCAGGTCGCCGCGATGCTGGGCGTGAAGCCGGCCAGCGATCCGGGGCTGCCCACCGCGCTGGCGCTCGCCGCACCGGCGCCGAGCCAGGCCCCGGTCGCGCTGGCTATGGCCGATCCGGCCCCAGTTCCGGCCCCGGCCGCGGTGCCGGCACAGGTCGTCGCCGCCGATACGGCTTCGGTCACCGTGCCGCTCGACGATGCGCCCAAGGCGGCGGAGATGCCCGCCAATGCGCCCGCGAGCGCGGTCGCGATGGTCGCCCAGCAGGTCGCGAAGCCCGAACGTGTCTCGACGCCGGAACTGCTGCGCGCGCCCAAATCGCCGTTCCGCAGTGCCGTGCTGACCGTGCAGCCCAAGCCGGTGTTGCGTTCCAGCGGCTATGTCGTGCAGCTCGGTGCCTTTTCCAAGGCGGGCGCGATCCAGGCGGCGTGGGATGAGGCCGCCAAGGCGATGCCGCGTCTTGCCGGTTATGCCCCGGCGCGTGCGCAGTTCAGCTTCTCGGGCGCGTCGCTCGTCCGCCTGTCGGTGTCGGGCTTTGCGGACCGGGCCTCGGCCGTGGCGCTGTGCGAACAGATCCAGGCGCGCAAGGGTGCCTGCTTCGTCCGCGCCACTGCCGGAGATGCGCCGCTGCAGTGGGTGAAGGCGGAGAGCAAAGTCCAGACCGCGCACGCGACGGCGCCCAAGGCCGCCGTGCCGGCGTTGCTCGCCCGACGCGATGCCGGCGTGCAGGTCGCCTCGCGCTAAGATCTTTCCAACGGGGGAAAGAGAGGGGCGGTCAGCCTACGGGCTGGCCGCCCTTGATCGTTTTCAGAACGCGACCCTGCACGGGCAGGCCATCGAACGGCGTGTTGCCCGCCTTGCCGGCCAGCTTGTCGCCGACGATCTTCCAGGGCTTGCCGTCATCGACGAGGATCAGGTCGGCCGGGGCGCCGACCGCCATGCGACCGGCCTCCAGCCCGAACAGCTTCGCCGGCGCGGTCGCCAGCAGATCGATGAGACGAGGTAGGGTGACGACGCCCTCCTGCACGAGCGCCAGCGAGAGCGTCAGCAGCGTCTCGGCACCCGCCATGCCCGGTTCGGCCGAGACGTAGGGCAGCCGCTTCGCCTCCGGCCCGCGCGGATCGTGGGCAGAGCAGATCAGGTCCACCGTGCCATCGCGCACCGCCTCGATCACGGCCTTGCGATCGTCTTCGGAGCGCAGCGGGGGTGAAAGGCGCGCGAACGTCTTGAACGGCCCGATCGCCTGATCCGAGAGCAGGAAGTGCGCCGGGCTGACCCCGCACGTCACCGCCACTCCACGCTTCTTGGCGGCACGCACCAGATCGAAGGAGCGCGCGGTCGAAAGCTGGCGGAAATGCAGCCGTGCGCCGGTCTCCTCGGCGAGCATCAGGTCGCGCGCCACCGCCATCGCCTCGGCGATCGCGGGGGCGGAGGCGAGCCCGAGCCGGCTCGCCATCTCGCCGTCGGTGGCGACCGCGCCCTTGGTGAGGCTGCCGTCCTCGGCGTGGGTGACCACGATCATGTCGAAGGCGGAGGCATAGGCCATGATCCGGGCCACCAGCTCCGAATCGGCGATCCACTGCCGCCCGGTGCAGACCGCGGCCGCGCCGGCGCGCTTCATCAGGCCGATCTCGGCCATCTCGCGACCGTCCAGCCCGCGCGTCGCGGCGGCGAGGGGGACGATCGAGACGGCATCCGCCGGGAAGCTCGCCGCCTGCCGGATCAGCGCCGGCGCGTCGAGAGGCGGCGCCTGATCGGGCATCAGCAGCGACGTCGTGATGCCGCCGGCCGTGGCCGCCTTGGGATCGATCGCGAAAGCGCCGACATCGACGAGGCCGGGCGCGATCAGCGCACCGCGCGCATCGGCCACCACGTCGGACTTGCGAAAGACGCCATGCTCGATCTCGCCGAACGCCTCGATGCGGCCGTCCTTGATGAGAACGCCGCCTTCCTCGACGGTGCCGGCGACCGGATCGACGATCCGCCCGTTGCGGATGGCGAGCGTGCCTTTCACGGAGCCGATCATGCCCAGCCCTCCACACCGCGCCGGCTCCGCGTCAGCACGTCGAGGCAGGCCATGCGGACCGCCACGCCCATCTCCACCTGCTCGGTGATCGCGGATCGCTGGATGTCGTCGGCGACGTCGGAGGTGATCTCGATACCCCGGTTCATCGGGCCGGGGTGCATCACCAGCGCGTCCTTCGCCGCCAGCGCCAGCCGCTCGCGGGTGAGGCCGTAGAAATGATGGTATTCGCGCGGGGAGGGAACGAACGCGCCGTCCATCCGCTCGAGCTGGAGGCGGAGCATCATCACCACCTCGGTGCCCTCCAGCGCGGCATCGAAATCGGTGTAGGCCTTGACGCCCATGCGCTCGACGGCGGGCGGCAGCAGGGTCGGCGGCGCGACCACGCGCACCTCGGCGCCCAGCGTGCCGAGCAGCAGGATGTTGGAGCGCGCCACC encodes the following:
- the ilvC gene encoding ketol-acid reductoisomerase; translated protein: MRVYYDADADAGLIKQKKVAIVGYGSQGHAHAQNLRDSGVGEVVIALRAGSATAKKAEGAGFKVMSTAEASAWADIIMILAPDEHQAQIYADDIAPNIRDGATIAFAHGLNVHFGLIEPKSTIDVIMVAPKGPGHTVRSEYVRGGGVPCLIAIHQDASGNAQDVALSYASAIGGGRSGIIETNFREECETDLFGEQAVLCGGLTHLIQAGFETLTEAGYAPEMAYFECLHEVKLIVDLMYEGGIANMRYSISNTAEYGDITTGPRIITAETKAEMKRVLADIQGGRFVKNFVLDNRAGQPELKAARKQAAAHPIEQTGAKLRAMMPWIGKGALVDKDKN
- the ilvN gene encoding acetolactate synthase small subunit, producing MHIKEQAAERHTLSIVVDNEAGILARIAGMFTARGYNIASLTVADITEDHAVSRITIVTYGVPEMIDQIIAQLDRLVPVHRVTDLSDLGPHIEREMALVKVAGTGDHRIEALRLAEVYRARVVDSTIASFVFEVTGNPEKIDKFCELMREVGLVEVARTGVAAMARGREAA
- a CDS encoding acetolactate synthase 3 large subunit yields the protein MTTERSGADILVQALTDLGVEVVFGYPGGAVLPIYDAIFKQAKIRHILVRQEGGAAHAAEGYARSTGKPGVVLVTSGPGATNVVTGLADALMDSIPLVVITGQVPTQLIGTDAFQEADTVGITRHCTKHNYLVKDPASLGAIVHEAFHIATSGRPGPVVIDLPKDVQIASASYTKPTGPLQHKTYRPQVKADASAIEAAVEMLAAAERPILYTGGGIINAGPYASTLLRELQALTGAPVTSTLMGLGAFPAADDAWLGMLGMHGTYEANMAMNKADLILCLGARFDDRVTGRLDAFSPESRKIHVDIDRSSINKNVRVDLPVVADVGSALADMIAAWKARGHEKADLGEWWRRIEGWRARQSLAFPASDHEIMPQKAIQRIWEMTKDKDPIVTTEVGQHQMWAAQHFHFQDPNRWLTSGGLGTMGYGLPAAIGAQVGNPDRLVIGLSGDASVLMNIQEMSTAAQYRLPIKIFILNNMYMGMVRQWQELIYASRYSESYSEALPDFVKLAESFGWTGLRIEQPGDLDGGIEAMLNTPGPVMVDCRVAQLANCFPMIPSGAAHTDMILHAEEVVGEATDEAKALV
- the miaA gene encoding tRNA (adenosine(37)-N6)-dimethylallyltransferase MiaA, which produces MDSPDLPPVALIAGPTASGKSALALALAERIGGTIVNADASQVYRDLRVVTARPSLKEEARAPHQLFGHVDAADPHNAAIWASEARAVIADIHGGGRTPILVGGTGLYIRTLLDGIAPVPEIDPTVRTAIRGMVVADAHSALQREDAEAAARLLPSDTTRVARALEVVRSTGRTLADWQHEKVGGIGHAIRLAPLLLVPDIGWLADRIDRRFVAMLDQGAVEEVEALTSRKLDPALPAMRAIGVSEIAAWLAGTLSREAMIERAQAASRQYAKRQRTWFRHQPPQDWPRIAQSYDSDNFEIDTLFPIDWLTR
- the serB gene encoding phosphoserine phosphatase SerB, with product MFTATLIAAGKLTRGDISAGQDALRDAACKPNGANWVDEGDAADLWFDGDPLVARSALEAMPLDVIVQPTLGRAKKLLVADMDSTMITVECIDELADYAGIKDRIAAVTEAAMRGELDFAEALDARVALLKDLEASAIDRCRAERVRLMPGAKALIRTMKAHGARTVLVSGGFTVFAEPVAAEIGFDVAIANRLGIAGDRLDGLVAKPIVDAATKLTTIEAERVALGLETVETLAVGDGANDIPMIQAAGLGVAYHAKPKTAAAAGARVDHGDLTALLWAQGYKRSEWVSD
- a CDS encoding SPOR domain-containing protein, which encodes MKRIPKMRFAGAMVVTAVIAAPAAAATVKDGVDAWQRGDYASAVAIWRPLAEANDADAAFNLAQAYKLGRGVTTDLGQAKTWYGKSAQAGHIQGAANYGLLLFQDGDRRSAMPWISKAADAGDPRAQYVLGTALFNGDLATKDWPRAYGLMTRAAAAGLPQATTSLSQMDQFMSAEDRQKGLQIASQLAARPIPPTGRQLVTGGETAIAAPSSVVPSRPSDLSAMPPVRTAQAKPPKATKPAKTPPAATETLTPPAPKPTPAAKPAPAFAASGGKWMVQLGAFGSQAGAATAWGKVSGKLGGLRPSYEKAGAVVRLRAGPLADKAAAARACAAVGSACFPVAP
- a CDS encoding ParA family protein, which translates into the protein MRVLALASQKGGSGKTTLSGHLAVQAQLAGAGPVVLIDIDPQGSLADWWNERDAEMPAFAQTTVARLAADLEVLRQQGFKLAIIDTPPAITMAIQSVIQVAELIVIPTRPSPHDLRAVGATVDLCERSGKPLLFVVNAATPKARITHEAAIALSQHGTVAPITVHHRTDFAASMIDGRTVMEVDPKGRSAGEVVDLWSYIWDRLEKNFRRTVFAAPTPGAAVIAPRPASGFGRRVVQ
- a CDS encoding SPOR domain-containing protein, yielding MNRRTLGRIGILSLMLGVSTVACTTGTSHIASIADQAPKAQESAAKFADKARDALKAHKGVQAVDAAEKAVAFSPNDASYRMLLGQSYLAAGRFASAETSFRDSLSLKPDQPKAKFNMALAEIGAGRAGEAQAVLHDLDGQVSTADLGLALALSGDRQTAIDTLSNYVRSGKSDAQARQNLALAFALNGQWREARAVAMQDTPPSQINDQIGRWAEFAQPQSAGPVQVAAMLGVKPASDPGLPTALALAAPAPSQAPVALAMADPAPVPAPAAVPAQVVAADTASVTVPLDDAPKAAEMPANAPASAVAMVAQQVAKPERVSTPELLRAPKSPFRSAVLTVQPKPVLRSSGYVVQLGAFSKAGAIQAAWDEAAKAMPRLAGYAPARAQFSFSGASLVRLSVSGFADRASAVALCEQIQARKGACFVRATAGDAPLQWVKAESKVQTAHATAPKAAVPALLARRDAGVQVASR
- a CDS encoding dihydroorotase, with amino-acid sequence MIGSVKGTLAIRNGRIVDPVAGTVEEGGVLIKDGRIEAFGEIEHGVFRKSDVVADARGALIAPGLVDVGAFAIDPKAATAGGITTSLLMPDQAPPLDAPALIRQAASFPADAVSIVPLAAATRGLDGREMAEIGLMKRAGAAAVCTGRQWIADSELVARIMAYASAFDMIVVTHAEDGSLTKGAVATDGEMASRLGLASAPAIAEAMAVARDLMLAEETGARLHFRQLSTARSFDLVRAAKKRGVAVTCGVSPAHFLLSDQAIGPFKTFARLSPPLRSEDDRKAVIEAVRDGTVDLICSAHDPRGPEAKRLPYVSAEPGMAGAETLLTLSLALVQEGVVTLPRLIDLLATAPAKLFGLEAGRMAVGAPADLILVDDGKPWKIVGDKLAGKAGNTPFDGLPVQGRVLKTIKGGQPVG